GGTGGCGCGGGGAGTTCTGATGGCGCGGGTGGCGCGGGGAGCGTGCCGGCGGCGAGCCGTCGCTCCTCCGGAAGCGCCGGGCTGGGGATCAGCGCGCCGCCGCCCGCGCCGCCCGCGCCGTTCGCGAGAACTTCCATGATCTGCCTGCTGGAGCAGGCCAGGGGATTGCCGCGCAGCAGCCAGTGCAGGGCTCGGGCGAGATCGCGGGCGTCGCGCCGCCCGTACCCGGCGGCGAACAGGGCGCACGCCTCGCGCCCTACGCCGTCGGCGTCCGCGGCGCCGAGCGCGCCGATGCGGGCCGCAAGTTCCGGATCAAGGATGTCCACCCGCCTATCGTGCCGGCCGGCCTCGGCCGGGAGCAAGACCAGCTTTTGTTTCGTACCAACAGAACTTGCACTGTCGTGAGACACACAAAATCTTCTGAGCTGTGCCAAGCTCAGCTTGTGCCACAGCACGAGCGCGGACGCGGCCCCGACCCCCGGATCACCCTGGCCAGGCTGCGGGTCTTCGTCTCGGTCGCGGAGCTCGACTGCTCGGTCACCCGGGCCGCGGACGAGCTCCGCCAGACCTCGAACGCCGTCCGGCAGAACCTCGACCTGCTCCAGTCGGCCTTCGCCGGCCGCAGCCTCTTCGCTCAGGACCGGCGTGGCCTGTCGGTGTTCGGAGCGGAGGTGTACCGCCAGGCGCGGGAGATGATGGACCGCTGGGGGGCGCTGTCGGACGCCGGCTCGTCGACGCTGCGCATCACCTTCCTCCCGCAGCACGCGCACCTGGTGTCCGCGGTGATGCGCCGGCTGCGCGCGACGGTCGCCGACGAGCGGCCCGGCCGTGACGCCGACGGCCGTGACCTCGGGCAGCGTGACTCCGGCGGGCGCGCCGGCGACTGGCCGGACGACCACATCGAGTGCACCACCAACGTGCTCGGTGAGCAGGACCGGTCGATGGTCGTGTTCGAGGAGAACGTCATCGGGTCGCTGCTGCACGGCGCGACGGACCTCGTCATCGGGCCGCCGCCCCGGCGGGTGGGCGATCCGCCCGCCCTCGACCGGCACCGGCTCTACACGTCCCGCCTCGAAGCGATGATCGACTCCGCCGAGGCCGGGGCCGGGGACGGCATCGAACTCCGGGATCTGGTCCGGCGTCGACTGCTGGTGCCGCCGCTGCCCGCACGCTCCCGTCAGATGCTCGAGCGGGAGATCGCCGAGCACATCGCGGACGATCCGGGGATCGCAACCCGGGTCGCGCACGAGGCGTACGGCACCAAGGTGCTGGTCGCGTTCGGCCAGGACGGTCACGGCACCGTCGTCGTCCCGTCCGACATCGCGTTGCCGTTCAAGAGCGGCAGCGCGTTCGCGGGCACCCGGGCGGGTTCGTTCCGCTGGGTCCCCGTCCGCCGCGACGGCGTGGACCTGACCCAGGACGTCTACGCGACCACACGCGTCGATCCGGGGGAGCGGGCGCTGCGCGTCGTCCGGGAACTGCGGACCGTCGTGCGTGAGACCGGCCTGGACGCCGCGGCGGAGCCGGAGCCCCGGGAGCACGCCGGCTCCCCGGCTCCCGCGCGGAGGGACACCGCGCGGCCCGCGGTCACAGGCGCCCGCGGGCCTTCAGCGTGAGGTAGGTGTCGGTGACCAGCGCCGCGTAGTGCGCCGGAGCCACGTCCACCACCTCGACCCCGCGGCGGCGCAGCGCCTCGGTCAGCTCGCGCCGCCGCAGCAGTGTCTGCTCCGCCGCCGCCGCCGCGTACACCTGGTGGACGTCGCCGTGCCCGGCGGTGAGCTCGTCGAGCCGGGGGTCGCGCAGCGCGGCCACGAGCACCGTGTGCCGGGAGGTCAGCGCGGGCAACGCCGGCAGCAGACCGTCCTCGATCACCGCCGGGACGAGCTCGGTGAAGATGACGACGAGGGCACGCCGGGAGGCGTTGCGCAGCACCACCGAGGCCATCCCGGCGTGGTCGGCCTCGACGAGCGCCGGTTCCAGGGTGGCCATCGCATCGCTCATCCGGGCCAGCAGGCCCTGGTCCCGGGAGGTCGGCAGGGCGATCCGGCTGGTGCTGTCGTGGGCGACCAGCCCGACCCGGTCCCCGGCCCGCAGGGCGACGGCGGTCAGCAGCAGGGCGGCGTCCAACGCGTGGTCCAGCCGGGGGACGTCGCCGACCCGGCCGGCGGACGTCCGGCCGGTGTCGAGGACGCAGATGACCCGGCGGTCCCGCTCGGGCCGGAAGGTGCGCACGACCACCGAGCCGTGGTGGCGCGCGGTGGCCCGCCAGTCGATCGTCCGCACGTCGTCGCCGACGACGTACTCGCGCAGGCTGTCGAACTCCGAGCCGGCGCCGCCGCCGCGGATCGCGACCTCGCCCTCCACCTCGCGCAGCCGGGCCAGCGCGGCCGGCAGGTGCCGGCGGGACGCGAACGGGGGCAGCACCCGCACCCGCCACGGACAGTGGTGCCGGCCCTGCCGCCCGGCCAGGCCCAGCGGGCCCAGCGAGCGCACGGTGATGCGGACGGGCATCCGGTCACCGCGCCGGGTCGGGTGCAGCGTGGTCTCCAGGAACCTGCGCTCGCCCGCCGGCACCGTCACCCGGTGCACCCGTGGCCGGGCGCCGGCGGACGGCGGCCAGCCGTCCCGGACTTGGGCCCGCACGGTACGGGTGCCGTCGTTGGTGACGGTCAGCGTGAGCCGCACCGGCTGGCCCAGCCGGGCCGCGGTCGGTCCGGAGCGGGCGAACGTGCACGCGCGCACCCGCCCCGCCAGGCACACGTCGACGCCGATCAGCGCGACGACGAGCAGGTTCACCAACACGAAGGTCGCGCCCGGGGCCGGGGAGAGCGCCACCACGACGACGCCGAGCGCGACCAGCGCCACGGCGCGGCCGGTGATCGCCACGGCTGCCCGTTACCGGGGGACGGGCACGACGGCGAGCACCTGGTCGAGCACGGTGTCGGCGGTGACGCCGTCCTGCTCGGCCTCCGGGCGCAGGCTGATCCGGTGGCGCAGGGTCGCCCGGGCCAGCGCCTTGACGTCGTCCGGCGTGGCGTAGGCGCGCCCGGACAGCCAGGCCCACGCGCGGGTGGTCGCCAGCAGCGCGGTCGCCCCGCGCGGCGACACCCCGAGCTGGACCGACGGAGCCGCCCGGGTCGCCCGGGCCAGATCCACGATGTACGCGAGCACCTCGGGATGGATCTGCACCCGGGAGACGGCCGCCCGCGCGGCCGCCAGGTCGGCCGGCCCGGCCACCGGGGACACCCCGGCGGCGGCCAGGTCGCCCGGGTCGAACCCGCCGGCATGGTGGGCGAGGATCCGGACCTCGTCGTCGCGGGGCGGCAGCGGCAGCGTCACCTTGATCAGGAAACGGTCCAGCTGCGCCTCGGGCAGGGGGTAGGTCCCCTCGTGCTCGATGGGGTTCTGGGTGGCCAGGACGGCGAAGGGCACCGGCAGCGGGCGCGGCACACCCTCCACGGTGACCTGCCGCTCCTCCATCACCTCGAGCAGCGCCGCCTGGGTCTTCGGTGGCGTCCGGTTGATCTCGTCCGCGAGCAGCAGGTTGGTGAAGACCGGCCCCTCCCGAAACGTGAACTCGCTGGTCCGGCTGTCGTAGACGAGCGAACCGGTGACGTCGCCCGGCATCAGGTCCGGAGTGAACTGCAACCGCTTGGTCTCCAGTGACAACGCGGCCGCCAACGTCCGCACGAGCAGGGTCTTCGCGACGCCGGGGACGCCTTCGAGCAGCGCGTGGCCGCGGCACAGCAGCGCGACGACCAGGCCGCTGACGGCCGCTTCCTGGCCCACGACAGCCTTCGCGACCTCGTCACGCAGCGCGACCAGGGCGCGGCGGGCGGCCTCGGCGTCGGCCGGGGGAGGCGCCTGCGGAGCGGCCAGCGGCTTGCGCAGCGTCTCCGATCCGGACGGGGGAGCGCCGAGGTTCGGGGAGGTCACCGTCTGCCCACCTGTCGATCGAGTTCGTGCAGTGCGCGGGCCAGCCGGACGAGCGCGACATCACCCTCGGTGTCTCGCCTCGCCCCACCAGCCTGGACGTCGACCGGGCCCGACGGGACCGGTGCCGCCCAGGAGACGGGCGGGCCCTGGTAGGCCGGCCAGGGTGGTGGGGAATAGCCCGTGGGCGCCATGTCCGAACCGTACAGGAGTGGCCCGATCTCCATGGGTGACCGTCCGGTCTGTTCGGCGACCGAGGCCACCAGGACGGTCGGATCCGGCCCACGGCCGTGCCACGGCGAGCCGGCCGGGGCGGTCTGCACGCCGAGCCGGTCGGCGAGCCGGGCCCGCAGCCCCGCCCGCAGCGCGGCGGCGGCCCGCTCGCGGGCGTGCGCCGCGGCGTAGAGCCGGCCCCGGCCCTCGACGGTCTCGGTGGAGCGCACCACGACGGGCAGCGGCTCCTCGATGGGCGGCCCGAGCCGCCGGCCCTGCCACAGGGCGAGGAACATCAGGACGACCAGGAGCTGCAGGGCGCCGAGCCAGAAGCCGTCGGGAAGCAGCTCCGCCAGGCTCTTCGTGCCCACGGCGTCCCCGGCCGCGACGACCGGGGTCACCCAGTCCAGCCGGGGAGCACGGGCGAGCAGCCCGAGCGCCAGCGCCGCGTTCCCGGTCTCGCCCAGACGTTCGTTGGTGAGGAAGCCGCCGCCGCCGAGAAGCACCAGACGACCGGTCGGCCCGCCGCCGACGTCCGACCGGGTGGGGGTCAGTACCGCCAGCCGGGCCGCGCCGGGGTCGCCGTAGCAGAGCTCGACCCGGGTGCCGCCGCTCCGACCGCCCTGGCCGCCCTGGCCGTTGCTGTGGGCGAACGTCACCGAGTCGCCGACCGTGGTCGACCCGGCCGTGGTCGCCTCGGGGAGTGCGCAGCCCGGGGGTGATTCGTCGCCGTAGTCACCGCCGTCCCGCTGCCCGGCCGTCACCGGCAGGCCCAGCGCGGCCACCACGCTGGAGTCCGGGGCGACGAGAACGACGTCCGAGCCGGTACGGGTGCTGGTCACCAGTGTGTCGAGGTCGGCCTGGGACAGCAGGTCGGGGTTGGTGACGACGACCGTCCGCCCCGTGGGCGTCCCCGCGGCGCCGGGGGCCGTGGCGGACGCCGGCAGCTGCTCGCCGGCCGTCACCGTCACCCCGCGGGCGCGCAGGATCTCCGCGACCGCCCGGGAGCCGTAGCCGTCCGCGGAGGTGATGTCCAGGTAGCCGTGGCCGGCCGGGCGGCTGACCACGGCGGTGATCACCGCGTACGCGATCACCAGCACGCCGAGGACGGCGCCGAGCCGCAGCGCGCGCCGGACGGCCGGCGGCCGCGGACCACTGCGGACGTGGGTCCCCCCACCGCGGCCCGTGCCCGATCCCGGGCGCGGGCCGGCCGAGGTGCCGAAGGACCCGGTGGTCGGTGCCGCCGGGCGTGCGCGGTCGGTCGGCGGAGCGGTCACGCCGGGACCGGACGGGATCCGCCGCCGGACCGGTCGCCGGCGTGGTCGCCGGGCTGGCCGCGGCCCGAGCGGCCGCGCAGGCCCGAGAGCTCCTCGTCCGCCCGCACCAGCACCTCGTAGGCCTCTTCGGTGGCGGGCCTGCCGCCGTACCAGATCTCGCTGAACACCTCGACGGCCGCGACCAGCGCGCCGATCGCCGTGCTGTCGCGGGCGGTGGCGGTGCTGTCGCGGGCGGTGGCGGTGGCGGTGCTGTCGCGGGAGGCGGCCGCGCGGACGGCGCCGACGAGCTCGCCGGCCGTACGTCCCGGTCTCGGATCGAGCACGCCACGCTCCTCCAGCATCCGTACGATCGCCCGCAGCCGGGACCGCACCGCCTCGGCGTACGCCCCCCGGTCGGCCTGGTCCCGGGCCAGCGCGCGGAGCTGGTCGGCGGTCAGCGGGCTGGACAGGTCGGTCTCGTCCGCCTGGTCACGCGCGGTCCGGCGGACCGGGCCGAGCCACAGCCGGATCACCACGGCGAGCGCGACGAGGACCAGAACCACGGCGAGGACACCCAGCCCGTTGGAACCACCCACGCCGGCACCGGAATCCGGCGCCAGCCAGTTCCACAGGTCGGCGAGGCGGTCGTTGATCCAACCTATGGCCCGGGTGAACCAGTCGGGCTGGGCGTCCTGGTACACGCTCTTGGACAGTTCGCGCCGGGCCTCCTCCTGCGCTCCCTCGCGGGTCACCGCCCCCCCGAGCGGGCCGCCGGCCGCCACCAGTGCGACGGCCGGAGCGAAGGGGGCGGGCAGGAGCGGGACCGACGGGTGACTGGCGATCACGGAGCGGTGGCGCGCTGGCGGGCGGCCTCGGTGAGGGTGACGTCCAACCCCTCGCGGCGGATGCGCCGGTCGATGTAGAGGAGGACGACGGTCCCGGAGAGCACCGGAGTCGCGACCGTCGTGGCGAGCAGGCTGCCGATCGCGTTGACGATGTGCCCGGCCACGGTCAGGTCTCCCTCGACCAGGCTGCCGAACGTCTGCTCGGACGACATGAGGATCACGCTGGTCGGGATCGCGAAGATCAGCATCAGGACTCCGCCGACCGCCGCGGAGAGGAGGAGAACACCGAACGTCCGCCACCACGATCCCTTGACCAGCCGCCGCGAGCGCCGAAGCGCGTCGCCGGTCGACTGTGCCTCGAGCACGTAGGCCGGCGTGGCCAGACTCAGGTAGACGGCGACCACGACCGCCCCCACGATCAGCGCGATCAGGCCGAGCGCGCTGAGCAGCGTGACCGCCAGGGTCAGCACCAGCAGGCCGCCCAGCCGGGGGGTGACCCGGCGGACCGCGTCGCCCGCGGTGATCCGCCCACCGAGCGTCGCCTCGCTCACCACTACCGCGAGCACTCCGGAGAGGAAGATCCCGAGGGCCGCGTTCAGGCCGAAGAGCAGCAGCGTCAGTACTGTCGCCGCGGTGTTGGACATCTCCTCGGCGGCGATCGCGGCGACCGTGCTGATCGTCTCGACCACGGCGGTGGCGCCGAGGGTCAGGCCGAGCGTGGCGCCGGGGTTCGACCGGATCGTCGCGAAGGTCCCGTCGAGGATCTCGCCGACCGCCAACGGGCGCAGCGGGATCACGCCGGGCTTGGGCGCGATCGGCGGACCGCCCCACCCGTTCGGGCCCCACGCGCCATAGCGCGGGCCCTGGCCGGGCTGCTGGCCGTAGCCACCGCCTGGCCCATAGCCCCCGTTCGGCCCGTAGCCAGGCCCGTACCCGCCGGCCGGGCTGTTCGGGGCGTAGCCGGGGGGAGCTCCCGGCCCGGGGACGGGCACCGCGTCGGGGCCGCCGCCGGGGGCCTCCCAGCCGCCGGGTGCAGGCCATCCACCCGGGGCGGGCACGCCACCGCCGGGGCCGGTGGGTGGCTGATCCCACGAACCGGGGGGTGGCTGCTGCGCGCCCGGGGCGGGCGCGCCCCACGAGCCGGGCTGGCCCGGTCCGGGCGTGCCGGGAGGGGTCTGACCGGCTCCGTCCGCCATCGTGGTCCCCCTGTACTAGTTGCCGTCCCGTGTCGACCAACGTTCCTGGCGAGCGCATCGTTGCAGACCGAGTACGGCCACCCCCCGACCGGGCGCCTGATCGACGCGGGGCGATCGCCCGCCGCCGACCCCGCGACGGTTCCCGGGCGTGTCGGGCGGAGGCACCGGCTCTTGTCCCGTGATGCCGGGCGTAGACGCGGGCCCGAGTTGTCCACAGCCGCGGCGTGCGGTGTCGTCTGTCCACAGCCTGGGTCCGGTGCTGGCCAGGCCGGTCGATCGCCGGTCATTCTCGTCCGGTGACCCGCTTCCCCCACCTCGCCGAGGCCCTGACGATCCTCGCGGATCTCGTGCTGCCGCGCGGCTGCGCCGGCTGCGGCCGGCCGGGTGAGGCCGCCTGCGCGCGGTGCGCGGCGGCCCTGGCGGGTCCCCCGGTTCTCGCCGCCCCGGGTCCCACGGCCAGCCCGGGGCGGCGAGGCCACGCCGCGCGGGGCCACCCCGCGGCCGGCCACTCCCAGCGGCGCGACCGGCCATGTGGCCCCGCGCGGCGCCCGACCCCGCGCCCGGCGATGCCGCCCGCCTTCGCCGCGGCCTCGTACGCCGGTGTCGCCCGGGTCCTTCTGCTCTCCTACAAGGAGCGCGGGCGGGTGGACCTCGCTCCCGTCCTGGGCCAGGCGCTCGCGCGGGCCGTGGCGACCGCACTGGTGGCGGCGGCCCCCGGCGGCCGGTGGCCCCCACCGGTGCTCCTCGTCCCGGTCCCGACAACGGTGGCGGCGCGGCGGCGCCGGGGAGTCGACCACGTCGCCCGGCTCGCCGCCGCCGCGGCCCGGTCTCTCGCACGCGGTGGGGTCCGGGCCCGGGTGAGCGCGGCGCTGCGGGTGTCGCGGCCCGGCGACGACCAGGCCGGCCTCGGGGCGGCGGCCCGGGCCCGCAACCGCTCGGGGGCGTTCGCGCTGCGCACCGGCGTGCCGCCGCCCCGCCCCGGGGAGATCACGATCGTGGTGGACGACATCGTCACCACCGGCGCGACTGTCCGGGAGGCGGTGCGCGCGCTGCGCGC
The Parafrankia discariae genome window above contains:
- a CDS encoding membrane protein; its protein translation is MADGAGQTPPGTPGPGQPGSWGAPAPGAQQPPPGSWDQPPTGPGGGVPAPGGWPAPGGWEAPGGGPDAVPVPGPGAPPGYAPNSPAGGYGPGYGPNGGYGPGGGYGQQPGQGPRYGAWGPNGWGGPPIAPKPGVIPLRPLAVGEILDGTFATIRSNPGATLGLTLGATAVVETISTVAAIAAEEMSNTAATVLTLLLFGLNAALGIFLSGVLAVVVSEATLGGRITAGDAVRRVTPRLGGLLVLTLAVTLLSALGLIALIVGAVVVAVYLSLATPAYVLEAQSTGDALRRSRRLVKGSWWRTFGVLLLSAAVGGVLMLIFAIPTSVILMSSEQTFGSLVEGDLTVAGHIVNAIGSLLATTVATPVLSGTVVLLYIDRRIRREGLDVTLTEAARQRATAP
- a CDS encoding DUF4129 domain-containing protein — its product is MIASHPSVPLLPAPFAPAVALVAAGGPLGGAVTREGAQEEARRELSKSVYQDAQPDWFTRAIGWINDRLADLWNWLAPDSGAGVGGSNGLGVLAVVLVLVALAVVIRLWLGPVRRTARDQADETDLSSPLTADQLRALARDQADRGAYAEAVRSRLRAIVRMLEERGVLDPRPGRTAGELVGAVRAAASRDSTATATARDSTATARDSTAIGALVAAVEVFSEIWYGGRPATEEAYEVLVRADEELSGLRGRSGRGQPGDHAGDRSGGGSRPVPA
- a CDS encoding DUF4350 domain-containing protein yields the protein MTAPPTDRARPAAPTTGSFGTSAGPRPGSGTGRGGGTHVRSGPRPPAVRRALRLGAVLGVLVIAYAVITAVVSRPAGHGYLDITSADGYGSRAVAEILRARGVTVTAGEQLPASATAPGAAGTPTGRTVVVTNPDLLSQADLDTLVTSTRTGSDVVLVAPDSSVVAALGLPVTAGQRDGGDYGDESPPGCALPEATTAGSTTVGDSVTFAHSNGQGGQGGRSGGTRVELCYGDPGAARLAVLTPTRSDVGGGPTGRLVLLGGGGFLTNERLGETGNAALALGLLARAPRLDWVTPVVAAGDAVGTKSLAELLPDGFWLGALQLLVVLMFLALWQGRRLGPPIEEPLPVVVRSTETVEGRGRLYAAAHARERAAAALRAGLRARLADRLGVQTAPAGSPWHGRGPDPTVLVASVAEQTGRSPMEIGPLLYGSDMAPTGYSPPPWPAYQGPPVSWAAPVPSGPVDVQAGGARRDTEGDVALVRLARALHELDRQVGRR
- a CDS encoding LysR family transcriptional regulator — encoded protein: MPQHERGRGPDPRITLARLRVFVSVAELDCSVTRAADELRQTSNAVRQNLDLLQSAFAGRSLFAQDRRGLSVFGAEVYRQAREMMDRWGALSDAGSSTLRITFLPQHAHLVSAVMRRLRATVADERPGRDADGRDLGQRDSGGRAGDWPDDHIECTTNVLGEQDRSMVVFEENVIGSLLHGATDLVIGPPPRRVGDPPALDRHRLYTSRLEAMIDSAEAGAGDGIELRDLVRRRLLVPPLPARSRQMLEREIAEHIADDPGIATRVAHEAYGTKVLVAFGQDGHGTVVVPSDIALPFKSGSAFAGTRAGSFRWVPVRRDGVDLTQDVYATTRVDPGERALRVVRELRTVVRETGLDAAAEPEPREHAGSPAPARRDTARPAVTGARGPSA
- a CDS encoding DUF58 domain-containing protein, translating into MAITGRAVALVALGVVVVALSPAPGATFVLVNLLVVALIGVDVCLAGRVRACTFARSGPTAARLGQPVRLTLTVTNDGTRTVRAQVRDGWPPSAGARPRVHRVTVPAGERRFLETTLHPTRRGDRMPVRITVRSLGPLGLAGRQGRHHCPWRVRVLPPFASRRHLPAALARLREVEGEVAIRGGGAGSEFDSLREYVVGDDVRTIDWRATARHHGSVVVRTFRPERDRRVICVLDTGRTSAGRVGDVPRLDHALDAALLLTAVALRAGDRVGLVAHDSTSRIALPTSRDQGLLARMSDAMATLEPALVEADHAGMASVVLRNASRRALVVIFTELVPAVIEDGLLPALPALTSRHTVLVAALRDPRLDELTAGHGDVHQVYAAAAAEQTLLRRRELTEALRRRGVEVVDVAPAHYAALVTDTYLTLKARGRL
- a CDS encoding ComF family protein, which translates into the protein MTRFPHLAEALTILADLVLPRGCAGCGRPGEAACARCAAALAGPPVLAAPGPTASPGRRGHAARGHPAAGHSQRRDRPCGPARRPTPRPAMPPAFAAASYAGVARVLLLSYKERGRVDLAPVLGQALARAVATALVAAAPGGRWPPPVLLVPVPTTVAARRRRGVDHVARLAAAAARSLARGGVRARVSAALRVSRPGDDQAGLGAAARARNRSGAFALRTGVPPPRPGEITIVVDDIVTTGATVREAVRALRAGGWAPVAGAAVAATSLHHGRDAPSFGIARRPGGGRGTLGASAPPPDPTAAS
- a CDS encoding AAA family ATPase, with product MTSPNLGAPPSGSETLRKPLAAPQAPPPADAEAARRALVALRDEVAKAVVGQEAAVSGLVVALLCRGHALLEGVPGVAKTLLVRTLAAALSLETKRLQFTPDLMPGDVTGSLVYDSRTSEFTFREGPVFTNLLLADEINRTPPKTQAALLEVMEERQVTVEGVPRPLPVPFAVLATQNPIEHEGTYPLPEAQLDRFLIKVTLPLPPRDDEVRILAHHAGGFDPGDLAAAGVSPVAGPADLAAARAAVSRVQIHPEVLAYIVDLARATRAAPSVQLGVSPRGATALLATTRAWAWLSGRAYATPDDVKALARATLRHRISLRPEAEQDGVTADTVLDQVLAVVPVPR